One window from the genome of [Clostridium] celerecrescens 18A encodes:
- a CDS encoding glycyl-radical enzyme activating protein produces the protein MGNIKHMEGINLEERTVKGIVFDIRRFSTHDGGGIRSTVFLKGCPLSCVWCHNPEGISRTVRPLYFPNKCIGCQICCSLSENSGILMTEKGIRLDITKTEDWDRIIEECPSGAILWDSARLTVEEAVEEVLRDAPFYKYGGGVTLSGGEPLLQPEFVLSFLKEMKKRNIHTAIETALHVPTETLEAVLPWLDLIYADFKIFEPEAHKKYTGVTNERIKKHIRLLLESENRDHVIIRTPMIPGLTTKDDNIAGISRFISALSKKVSYEILNYNPLGEAKYHLVDKTYCFKDNPEPYSRQDMERFAEIARSNGVNHIILEA, from the coding sequence ATGGGAAACATAAAACATATGGAGGGAATCAATTTGGAGGAGAGGACGGTAAAAGGAATTGTCTTTGATATCCGCCGTTTTTCCACCCATGACGGCGGGGGAATCCGCTCAACCGTATTTTTAAAGGGCTGTCCACTGTCCTGCGTATGGTGTCATAATCCGGAAGGGATCAGCAGGACGGTAAGGCCATTGTACTTCCCGAACAAATGCATTGGTTGCCAGATCTGTTGCAGTCTTTCTGAAAACAGCGGTATTCTCATGACAGAAAAAGGAATCAGGCTTGATATTACAAAAACAGAGGACTGGGACCGGATCATAGAGGAATGCCCTTCCGGGGCGATTCTATGGGACAGCGCCAGGCTGACCGTGGAAGAAGCTGTGGAAGAGGTACTTAGGGATGCCCCTTTTTATAAATACGGCGGCGGTGTTACCCTCTCAGGGGGAGAACCGCTACTCCAGCCGGAGTTTGTCCTCTCCTTTTTAAAGGAGATGAAGAAAAGGAACATCCACACGGCGATTGAGACGGCTCTCCATGTACCAACAGAAACACTGGAAGCTGTACTCCCATGGCTGGACCTGATTTATGCGGATTTTAAGATTTTTGAACCGGAAGCCCATAAAAAGTATACCGGTGTGACCAATGAGCGGATCAAAAAACACATACGTCTTTTGCTGGAATCTGAGAATAGAGACCATGTTATCATCCGTACCCCAATGATTCCGGGGCTTACCACTAAGGATGATAACATAGCAGGAATCAGCCGGTTTATATCAGCGTTATCCAAGAAAGTGTCATATGAAATTCTAAATTACAACCCCCTGGGGGAGGCTAAGTACCATTTGGTTGACAAAACCTATTGCTTTAAAGATAACCCAGAACCCTACTCCCGTCAGGACATGGAGCGGTTTGCAGAAATCGCCAGATCTAACGGGGTAAACCA
- a CDS encoding glycyl radical protein codes for MENLIMTDRISILKNKMLSEPRYASIEQAKIITDTYKANEEKPRIIQRALSLKAALKQMEIHAEPEELIVGNRTAGVRYGVVFPESGSTWVDREFETLPVRPQDRFEVRQEDITYFRENIMPYWRGKSLEDVLRERYGKEIDHIAKVVKINQKDHAQGHICPNCKEWLHKGPAGIKQDADDRLRIAGGQQREFFESVSIVMSGSIHFMQRYQKLLLDMAQGEEDRDGRCSMEEVARICKKVSEQPPETFQEAVQSLWFLFVILHMESNASSFSPGRMDEYLWEYFDRDRKQGRLNEQGALEIIECLWLKFNEIVYMRNANSAKFFAGFPIGFNIAIGGQDAEGNDFVNDLSFLLLKAQEHLGLPQPNLSVRLHEHTGDALLKQAVRVVSMGSGMPQFFNDKAVIPSMEKLGVASKDARDYAIVGCVELTTQGNNLGWSDAAMFNFNKALELTLTGGKCLLTGEQLAPDYGDLTTYGTFEELEAVFQRYLDEYMDVMVKACEEVEKAHIDLLPSPFLSSVIDECMKKGMDVTAGGARYNFSGIQMIQVANLADSLAAIKLLVFDKHKVEAGELLEALKNDFEGKEVLRTMLLNKVPKYGNDVDWVDQMGAKWAEYFKNRLSRYTNYRGGKYHTGMYTVSAHVPMGENVGASPDGRYARQPLADGGMSPVYGRDTTGPTAVLKSVSKLDKNLTTNGGLLNMKFLPEFFRTEQGINKFALLLRAFVDLEIPHIQFNVVRKEDLIAAKKNPEQYRSLTIRVAGYTAYFTELADELQNEIIARTSYADI; via the coding sequence ATGGAGAATCTGATAATGACAGACCGTATAAGTATCCTGAAAAATAAGATGCTTTCTGAGCCAAGATATGCATCGATTGAGCAGGCAAAGATCATCACGGATACCTACAAGGCAAATGAAGAAAAACCGAGAATCATCCAGCGGGCATTGTCGTTAAAGGCTGCATTAAAGCAGATGGAAATCCACGCCGAGCCGGAAGAGCTGATTGTAGGAAACCGGACGGCCGGGGTACGGTATGGAGTTGTCTTTCCGGAAAGCGGAAGTACCTGGGTGGACCGGGAATTTGAGACCCTGCCGGTCAGACCCCAGGACAGATTTGAAGTCAGACAGGAAGACATTACATATTTCCGTGAGAATATCATGCCTTACTGGAGGGGGAAGTCCTTAGAAGATGTGCTGCGGGAACGTTACGGAAAAGAAATCGATCATATTGCAAAGGTGGTGAAAATCAACCAGAAAGACCATGCCCAGGGCCATATATGCCCAAACTGTAAGGAATGGCTGCATAAAGGTCCGGCAGGAATCAAACAGGATGCGGATGACCGTTTAAGGATCGCAGGAGGGCAGCAAAGAGAATTTTTTGAAAGCGTGTCGATCGTAATGAGCGGATCTATTCATTTCATGCAGCGATATCAAAAGCTTTTGCTGGACATGGCACAAGGGGAAGAGGATAGAGACGGGCGCTGCAGCATGGAAGAAGTAGCACGCATCTGCAAAAAGGTTTCCGAACAGCCGCCGGAAACCTTCCAAGAGGCGGTTCAGTCCTTATGGTTCCTTTTTGTGATCCTTCATATGGAATCCAATGCCTCTTCCTTCTCGCCGGGAAGGATGGATGAATACCTCTGGGAATATTTTGACCGGGACAGAAAGCAAGGGCGTCTTAATGAACAGGGAGCATTGGAGATCATCGAGTGCCTATGGCTGAAATTCAATGAGATCGTATATATGCGTAATGCTAACAGCGCCAAGTTTTTTGCAGGCTTTCCCATTGGATTTAATATTGCCATAGGCGGTCAGGATGCTGAGGGAAATGATTTCGTCAATGATCTCTCGTTTCTTCTGCTAAAGGCCCAGGAACACTTAGGGCTTCCCCAGCCGAATCTTTCCGTAAGGCTCCATGAGCATACGGGAGATGCTCTTTTAAAACAGGCGGTCAGGGTGGTTTCAATGGGAAGCGGTATGCCTCAGTTTTTCAATGATAAGGCGGTGATTCCGTCCATGGAAAAACTGGGGGTGGCCTCAAAGGATGCCAGGGATTATGCCATTGTAGGCTGTGTGGAGCTAACTACCCAGGGAAACAATCTGGGTTGGAGCGATGCCGCCATGTTTAACTTTAACAAGGCTCTGGAACTGACTTTGACGGGAGGGAAATGTCTTCTGACCGGGGAACAGTTAGCCCCCGACTATGGGGACTTAACCACCTATGGAACCTTTGAAGAACTGGAAGCCGTATTTCAAAGATACTTAGATGAATACATGGATGTAATGGTAAAGGCTTGTGAAGAGGTGGAAAAAGCTCATATAGACTTGCTGCCCTCCCCATTTCTGTCCTCTGTCATTGATGAATGCATGAAAAAGGGAATGGATGTAACTGCAGGAGGAGCACGTTACAACTTCTCTGGAATTCAGATGATTCAGGTTGCTAATCTAGCAGACAGTCTGGCTGCCATAAAGCTACTTGTATTTGATAAACATAAAGTAGAGGCCGGAGAGCTGCTGGAAGCGCTTAAAAATGATTTTGAAGGAAAAGAAGTGCTGCGTACCATGCTTTTAAATAAAGTGCCCAAATATGGCAATGATGTGGACTGGGTAGACCAGATGGGAGCCAAGTGGGCGGAATATTTCAAAAATCGCCTGTCCCGATATACCAATTACAGAGGCGGAAAATACCATACCGGCATGTATACGGTTTCTGCTCATGTTCCCATGGGAGAGAATGTAGGGGCTTCGCCGGATGGAAGATATGCAAGACAGCCCCTGGCTGATGGCGGAATGTCCCCTGTATATGGACGGGATACCACGGGACCCACGGCAGTGCTGAAGTCCGTATCAAAACTGGATAAAAACCTGACTACAAACGGGGGGCTTCTTAACATGAAGTTTTTGCCGGAATTTTTCCGGACAGAGCAGGGGATCAATAAGTTTGCCCTGTTATTGCGGGCCTTTGTGGATCTGGAGATTCCTCATATCCAATTCAATGTGGTCCGGAAGGAAGATTTGATTGCGGCAAAGAAAAATCCGGAACAGTATCGAAGCCTTACCATCCGGGTAGCCGGATATACCGCTTATTTTACGGAGCTTGCCGATGAGCTTCAGAATGAGATCATCGCCAGAACCAGCTATGCGGATATCTGA
- a CDS encoding DeoR/GlpR family DNA-binding transcription regulator, whose translation MFAEERQNQIVALVNKNGSVRVKELSEKYQVTEDSIRKDLTFLERKGLLKKTYGGAMKKRVNVHDLNVSQRKDKNIEAKQKIAAKAMELIKDGDMVFLDISTANLELAKLITKSSLNITVVTNMVDIMLEFMVPTTARFIFIGGVFSIGKDGFAGSFTNKQISDFRFDIAFLGAVGVDVFENNVSTYMVEDGLTKSTVLEVSKNAYMMLETRKFNTDGTYKYARIDSFTGAVMERKPPSEIEEKLKELTIEWL comes from the coding sequence ATGTTTGCAGAAGAAAGGCAGAATCAAATTGTGGCTCTTGTTAACAAAAATGGTTCCGTGCGCGTAAAAGAACTCAGCGAGAAGTATCAGGTAACGGAAGACAGCATACGGAAAGATCTGACGTTTCTTGAGAGAAAGGGACTTTTAAAAAAGACATATGGCGGAGCTATGAAAAAAAGGGTCAATGTTCATGACTTGAACGTGTCCCAAAGAAAAGACAAGAACATTGAGGCCAAGCAAAAGATTGCCGCTAAAGCTATGGAACTGATTAAGGACGGAGATATGGTATTCCTGGATATTTCAACTGCAAATCTGGAACTGGCGAAGCTCATTACAAAATCTTCCTTAAATATTACGGTTGTTACCAATATGGTGGATATCATGCTGGAATTCATGGTTCCTACCACTGCCAGGTTCATTTTTATCGGAGGGGTATTCAGCATAGGAAAAGATGGGTTTGCAGGAAGCTTTACCAATAAGCAGATCTCAGACTTCCGGTTTGACATCGCATTCCTTGGAGCCGTTGGAGTTGATGTGTTTGAAAATAACGTTTCGACTTATATGGTGGAAGACGGGCTTACAAAAAGCACAGTGCTGGAAGTGAGCAAAAACGCTTATATGATGCTGGAGACCAGGAAATTTAATACCGACGGCACTTATAAATATGCGAGAATTGATAGTTTTACCGGCGCTGTCATGGAACGGAAGCCCCCTTCCGAAATAGAAGAAAAATTAAAAGAGCTTACTATTGAGTGGCTATAA
- a CDS encoding histidine phosphatase family protein, whose protein sequence is MKLILIRHGEPDYSIDSLTEKGWKEADLLSERISKLSVSAFYCSPLGRAKDTAKATLQSLHAEAEILPWLREFHAPVDNGAGETKTIPWDFMPGYWTNQKELYDRDLWFENERMKTGPVKEEYEKVAAGLDEILKKHGYLREGGMYRAVPGSDGTIVLFCHFGVICVMLSHLLGIPAPLLWHGIFLAPSSVTTLETEERIEGEAYFRCKGMGDTAHLYVKDEPASNAGFFPRQTNQKNPNAHQ, encoded by the coding sequence ATGAAGCTAATTTTAATAAGGCACGGAGAACCAGACTATTCCATTGACTCTCTTACAGAAAAAGGCTGGAAAGAGGCAGATTTGCTTTCCGAAAGGATCAGCAAGCTTTCAGTTTCCGCTTTTTATTGCTCACCTCTAGGAAGAGCCAAGGATACTGCAAAAGCAACATTGCAGTCATTACATGCTGAGGCAGAGATATTGCCCTGGCTCAGAGAATTTCATGCGCCGGTTGATAACGGGGCCGGTGAGACTAAGACCATACCCTGGGATTTTATGCCCGGCTACTGGACAAACCAGAAGGAACTTTATGACAGAGATTTATGGTTTGAAAATGAAAGGATGAAAACAGGGCCTGTAAAAGAAGAATATGAAAAAGTAGCTGCCGGGCTTGATGAAATATTAAAGAAACATGGGTATCTGAGGGAAGGCGGAATGTACCGGGCGGTTCCGGGGAGTGATGGTACCATCGTCCTGTTTTGCCATTTTGGTGTGATCTGCGTTATGCTGTCCCATTTGCTGGGAATCCCGGCTCCACTATTGTGGCATGGCATTTTTCTGGCACCCTCATCGGTCACCACACTGGAGACGGAAGAGAGGATAGAGGGGGAGGCTTATTTCCGATGCAAGGGAATGGGGGACACGGCTCATTTATATGTCAAAGACGAGCCAGCTTCAAACGCCGGATTTTTTCCAAGACAGACAAATCAGAAAAATCCTAATGCACATCAATAA
- a CDS encoding DUF4367 domain-containing protein, with product MKKFIAPTLCAVMALSIVADAGSAFAMEDSKQQAVGQKAPGIMVISNKDSDEETGIAIGMPNPFSECNSLQEAEKQAGFKLALPEKMPEGYSQNMIEIIGKKMIQVFYENGEKEILIRKAKGNDDISGDYNEYSENKTVAVCSLRISTRGNHGKVSVATWADSEYTYSVSVGFEEEGLDAAVISDMVSGIR from the coding sequence ATGAAAAAATTTATAGCACCCACACTTTGTGCTGTTATGGCACTATCCATTGTAGCTGACGCCGGTTCTGCTTTTGCTATGGAGGACTCTAAACAGCAAGCTGTCGGTCAAAAAGCTCCAGGTATTATGGTAATCAGCAATAAGGATTCTGATGAAGAAACAGGCATTGCGATTGGAATGCCAAACCCTTTTAGCGAATGTAATTCTCTTCAGGAAGCTGAAAAGCAAGCCGGTTTTAAATTAGCTCTTCCTGAAAAAATGCCGGAAGGCTATTCCCAAAACATGATTGAAATCATTGGAAAAAAGATGATTCAAGTTTTCTATGAGAACGGCGAAAAAGAAATTCTTATCCGTAAAGCAAAGGGCAATGATGATATCAGTGGCGACTATAATGAATATAGCGAAAACAAAACTGTTGCTGTCTGCAGCTTGCGGATTTCCACCAGAGGAAATCATGGCAAAGTCAGCGTGGCAACATGGGCGGACAGCGAGTATACTTATTCCGTTTCCGTTGGTTTTGAAGAGGAGGGTCTTGATGCCGCTGTTATCAGTGATATGGTAAGCGGTATTCGTTAG